ACCGAGCTGTCGAGCAACGGCATCATCCTTATCGGGGACAAAGACACGCTCTATGTCCCGAGTTACTGGGGCGCGGGCAAGTTTCTTTCCGGCGCGAAGGTCGAGGATTTCAAAAACATCCCGGAAACATTGCCCAAGCCGCCGGGCTTCGAGCGCAACCATCACCAGGAATGGCTCAACGCGTGCAAAGGCGGACCGAAGGCCCTGTCGAACTTTGACTACTCCGGCCCGTTGACGGAGGCGGTGCTCCTCGGCGACGTTGCGTTGCGCGCCGGCAAAAAGATTCTTTGGGACTCGAAGAAACTCAAAATCACCAACGTGTCCGGGGCGAACCGGTATTTGAGAACAGAGTATCGCAAAGGATGGAAAGTCTGACTGAGCGACGTGGACACGCTTCGCAGTCATGACTTATGTTCGCGGCACGGCCGAATTTTAGCCAACCCCTGACCCGTCATCGACAATGAACCGTTGCGCCTGGGCCCGAAACGAGCTTTCGATCCGCTACCATGATGAGGAATGGGGCGTGCCCGTCCACGATGACCGCACGTTGTTCGAGTTTCTGATTCTCGAAGGCGCGCAGGCAGGCTTGAGCTGGGACACAATCCTCAAGAAACGCGACCATTACCGCAAAGTGTTCGATCACTTCGATGTGAAGAGGGTTGCGCGTTACGATGCGCGCAAGGTGAAACAACTCCTTGCAGACCCTGGCATCGTTCGTAATCGGCTCAAGATCGCCGCGGCCATTCAAAACGCGAAAGCGTTCCTCGCCGTCCAGAAGGAATTCGGCAGTTTCGATGCCTACCTCTGGCGATTCGTCGGCGGCAAAGCGAAACAGAACGAACGACGTTCGCTGAAGGAAGTTCCGGCCCGCACGCCGGAGTCCGATGCGTTGAGCAAGGATTTGCTCAAGCGCGGCTTCAAGTTCGTCGGCTCGACGATCTGCTATGCG
Above is a window of Candidatus Angelobacter sp. DNA encoding:
- a CDS encoding DNA-3-methyladenine glycosylase I — its product is MNRCAWARNELSIRYHDEEWGVPVHDDRTLFEFLILEGAQAGLSWDTILKKRDHYRKVFDHFDVKRVARYDARKVKQLLADPGIVRNRLKIAAAIQNAKAFLAVQKEFGSFDAYLWRFVGGKAKQNERRSLKEVPARTPESDALSKDLLKRGFKFVGSTICYAMMQAVGMVNDHTVDCFRYKQIRMSGSRQRFTSRI